A DNA window from Engraulis encrasicolus isolate BLACKSEA-1 chromosome 3, IST_EnEncr_1.0, whole genome shotgun sequence contains the following coding sequences:
- the LOC134446455 gene encoding E3 ubiquitin-protein ligase TRIM47-like: MASNDGIFTCPICLDFLKDPATLNCGHNYCLGCIENCWNEEDVKGVYSCPQCRQTFTPRPVLNKNCIMAELVDRMTKSRTQTAAAVECAAGPGDVACDVCTGRKLKAVKSCLDCLVSYCDTHLKAHNELNPGRNHTIVDATGQLQERICPRHKKVFDIFCRTDQSCICYLCTMDNHRGHNTITATAEWSQKKEGLGQSQRRCQQIIQLKEKERQELRKAVETLKSGAQTAVEESERMFTEMVRSMERRRSEVTELIRAQEKAEVSRAEGLLKRLEQEIAELKRTDAEMKQLSLTQDAIHFLKNIASITERPYSTTSTSVTFSQSFSLEPLKESLSALKMQLNEKLDSVFQQGIVKISAAAMTHFQIIQHMQCEKKSLMQLEEKFNSVVKQKRVKISAAVSDGQALIDEPETRAFFTFKKCEVRRKE; encoded by the exons TGTATTGAGAACTGCTGGAATGAGGAAGATGTGAAGGGCGTTTACAGCTGTCCCCAGTGCAGACAGACTTTCACTCCAAGACCCGTTTTAAACAAGAATTGTATCATGGCTGAGCTCGTGGATCGAATGACGAAGAGCAGAACACAAACTGCAGCTGctgttgaatgtgctgctggacctggagatgtggcctgCGACGTCTGCACCggtagaaaactcaaagctgtcaagtcctgtctggactGTCTGGTATCGTACTGTGACACTCATTTAAAAGCTCACAATGAACTTAATCCAGGTAGAAATCACACCATAGTCGATGCTAcgggccagctacaggagaggatctgcccccgtcataagaaggtttttgacatattctgtcgcaccgaccagagttgcatctgctatctATGTACGATGGACAATCATAGAGGCCACAACACCATCACGGCTACAGCAGAATGGAGTCAGAAAAAG GAGGGTTTGGgtcagagccagaggagatgccaacagataatccagttgaaggagaaggagcggcAGGAGCTGAgaaaggctgtggagactctcaag tctggtgcacagacagcagtggaggagagtgagaggatgtttactgagatggTCCGCTCCATGGAGAGAagacgctctgaggtgacagagctgatcagagctcaggagaaggctgaggtgagtcgagctgaaggactcctgaagcgactggagcaggagattgctgaactgaagaggacagatgctgagatgaagcagctttcactgacacaggatgccatccatttcctcaag AACATTGCGTCCATCACTGAGAGGCCTTACAGCACAACTTCAACCAGTGTGACCTTCAGCCAaagcttctccttggagcccctgaaggaatctttgtctgcactgaagatgcaaCTGAACGAGAAACTAGATTCAGTCTTCCAACAGGGaatagtcaagatatctgcagcag CTATGACCCATTTCCAGATCATCCAGCACATGCAGTGTGAGAAAAAATCATTGATGCAGCTGGAGGAAAAATTCAATTCTGTCGTCAAGCAGAAAAGAGTCAAGATATCTGCTGCAG tgtctgatggccaggctcttattgATGAACCAGAGACCAGAGCGTTCTTCACCTTTAAga agtgtgaggTGCGTAGGAAAGAG